The following are from one region of the Lepeophtheirus salmonis chromosome 8, UVic_Lsal_1.4, whole genome shotgun sequence genome:
- the LOC121122475 gene encoding mitochondrial glutamate carrier 1 → MSTSISRSDVVERITVKKEFSLLPKVINGGIAGIIGVTCVFPLDLVKTRLQNQKAGPNGEKMYSSMMDCFKKTYRSEGFFGMYRGSAVNILLITPEKAIKLAANDYFRHKLTTKDGKLPLTREMAAGGSAGLCQIIITTPMELLKIQLQDAGRVAAQSTGNTQKVSALSITKELLRSKGISGLYKGISATMLRDVSFSVCYFPLFANLNSLGPKRAGSNESVFWWSFISGCGAGSISAALVNPADVVKTRLQLLNKGSSETNYNGIVHAFTTILREEGPSAFLKGALCRMIVIAPLFGIAQMVYYFGIAESLLAYNKKAEKK, encoded by the coding sequence ATGTCCACATCCATTTCTCGTAGTGATGTTGTTGAGCGTATCAcagtcaaaaaagagttttcttTATTACCTAAAGTCATCAATGGGGGTATTGCCGGTATAATTGGAGTGACTTGTGTGTTCCCACTTGACTTGGTAAAAACAAGGcttcaaaatcaaaaagcaGGTCCTAATggtgaaaaaatgtattcttctatgatggattgttttaaaaagaCGTATCGAAGTGAGGGATTCTTTGGAATGTATCGTGGGTCTGCGgttaatatattacttataacaCCCGAAAAGGCAATTAAATTGGCGGCAAATGATTATTTTCGCCACAAGCTCACTACAAAAGATGGTAAACTACCTCTAACTCGTGAAATGGCTGCTGGTGGAAGTGCTGGACTTTGTCAAATCATTATCACAACTCCAATGGAGCTATTAAAAATTCAACTTCAAGATGCTGGTCGTGTTGCTGCCCAATCTACAGGGAATACTCAGAAAGTATCAGCACTGAGTATTACAAAAGAACTTCTTCGATCCAAAGGGATATCTGGCTTGTATAAGGGAATAAGTGCTACAATGTTGAGAGACGTCAGTTTTTCAGTCTGCTACTTTCCTCTTTTTGCGAACCTAAATTCCCTAGGACCTAAAAGAGCTGGATCAAATGAGAGTGTATTTTGGTGGTCCTTTATATCTGGTTGTGGAGCTGGAAGTATTTCTGCCGCACTTGTTAACCCTGCGGATGTTGTTAAAACTCGTTTACAGTTACTCAACAAGGGGTCTAGTGAGACAAATTATAATGGAATTGTTCACGCTTTTACGACTATCCTTCGGGAGGAAGGACCATCAGCTTTTCTCAAGGGGGCTCTTTGTCGTATGATTGTAATTGCCCCTCTGTTTGGAATTGCTCAAATGGTCTACTACTTTGGGATTGCTGAGTCATTGCTTGCATATAACAAGAaagcagagaaaaaataa
- the LOC121122473 gene encoding DNA polymerase kappa gives MIVEDMTDKVISVIALNDGKAGMDGLDKERINKIIEETSKGSKYYESQLIKQKRIDDRMKDMKERLSHISSPEPVDTLILELEKQRDLSRTIVHVDMDAYYAAVEMLGPPPIPPDVPIAVGSTGMLSTSNYPARKYGVRAGMPGFIAKKLCPHLRIIPPDFTKYTTIAEKIRTVFARYDSNFSPMSLDEAYLDITDYLKNNATDPEKVAETIRQEIYDATGLTASAGIASNALLAKVCSDQNKPNGQFYLKPNRDEIMNFVGKLPVRKVGGIGNVTSQLLKAIGISTCSDLFNKLNVLKVLFSDLSFDNFIHVALGMGPNRLSSERERKSMSTETTFRDTSNESELLNICRDLSNELSQELLNANLRGKCITLKIKTDTFVVKSKAHSIKGYTNEFDLISNTAVQCLRWFFKNIESKPLTLRLMGVRMSEFGFEKKSQGTLMPFLSTSIQKEEDFVACPNCETSLSRLSINQHLDECLLSETKEYLHTSEELNRVSPKLSSPDVSSSKSLYKETKKCAFSYLSSMFKDFFSNL, from the exons ATGATAGTCGAAGACATGACGGATAAAGTAATTAGTGTTATCGCTCTTAATGATGGAAAAGCTGGAATGGATGGCCTTGATAAAGAAAgaatcaacaaaataattgaagaaaccTCTAAAG GTTCCAAGTACTACGAGTCACAGCTCATTAAACAAAAGCGTATCGATGATAGAATGAAGGATATGAAGGAACGTTTATCACATATTAGTTCCCCAGAGCCAGTAGATACACTTATTTTAGAGCTCGAGAAACAGCGTGATCTCTCGAGGACGATCGTCCATGTGGATATGGATGCTTATTATGCTGCTGTAGAAATGCTAGGACCTCCTCCTATTCCTCCAGATGTACCTATTGCTGTAGGCTCCACTGGAATGCTCAGCACATCAAATTATCCTGCAAGAAAATACGGTGTTCGTGCCGGAATGCCTGGGTTCATCGCTAAAAAACTCTGTCCTCATTTAAGAATAATACCTCCAGATTTCACGAAGTATACTACTATAGCGGAGAAAATTCGTACGGTTTTTGCTCGATATGATTCGAATTTTTCTCCTATGTCTCTTGATGAGGCATATTTAGATATTAcggattatttgaaaaataatgcgACAG ATCCGGAAAAAGTTGCTGAAACCATACGCCAAGAAATATACGATGCTACTGGATTAACAGCTTCAGCGGGTATAGCCTCTAATGCTCTTTTGGCAAAAGTATGCTCAGATCAAAACAAACCCAATGGTCAATTTTATCTGAAGCCAAATAGAGATGAAATCATGAACTTTGTCGGGAAACTCCCTGTTCGCAAAGTTGGGGGTATAGGAAATGTTACCTCACAATTACTTAAAGCTATCGGAATAAGTACCTGCTCggacttatttaataaattaaacgtGCTGAAAGTGTTATTCAGTGATCtaagttttgataattttatccaCGTAGCATTGGGAATGGGACCTAATAGGTTATCTAGTGAAAGGGAAAGAAAATCCATGAGTACTGAAACAACCTTCCGTGACACTTCAAATGAGTCAGagcttttgaatatttgtagaGATCTTTCAAATGAGCTTTCTCAGGAATTATTGAATGCTAATTTAAGAGGAAAGtgcattactttaaaaattaaaactgacACATTCGTCGTTAAAAGTAAGGCACATAGTATCAAGGGCTATACTAATGAATTTGATCTTATTAGTAATACAGCTGTTCAGTGTCTCAGATGGTTCTTCAAGAATATTGAATCTAAACCATTAACATTGAGACTTATGGGTGTGAGAATGTCTGAATTcggttttgaaaaaaagtctcaGGGAACTTTGATGCCGTTTTTAAGTACTTCCATTCAAAAAGAAGAGGATTTTGTAGCATGTCCTAATTGTGAAACAAGCTTATCTCGTCTGTCCATAAATCAACACTTGGATGAATGTCTCCTTTCAGAAACCAAGGAATATCTTCATACGTCGGAAGAATTAAATCGCGTCTCTCCCAAACTCAGTAGTCCAGACGTGAGTTCATCTAAATCGCTCtataaagagacaaaaaaatgtGCATTCTCCTACTTGTCCAGTAtgtttaaagactttttttccAACCTCTGA
- the LOC121122474 gene encoding E3 ubiquitin-protein ligase RNF14: MLIFLYLHQSHCVCKNLLKAKMEVDLCEQTDEVMVLSEIFGNKLFEFDEKHSKGQISNTIELNGSTIKIGVSKRSINDNHEREILLSKDLDHIPPISLVFEFPANYPSVSMPKFSLSCLWLNSKQILLLEEHLESLWNENKGSVILFNWITFLQNEVLEFLDFEKEIIIEEKDVSSLFNTPLKFIQELESYDVSWKEGIFHESLFTCNICFQDKFGKECVQFKGCDHVYCKICMRSYFETKIQEGSESGIVCPTHECSVEALPTQIKELVSEKLYSDYENGLIEMSLRGMSDVIRCPMRHCRVPTIIDIKSNSGECPSCRFVFCSNCLCTFHGLNPCKVPLAKQRELMDKYNNADDEERKKMEKIYSQKFLLESQNAILCHDLIKDISMNCPNCFSAIQKSEGCNKMFCTKCSTNFCYICGTKLFASNPYAHFSDVRSPCANLLFDFINNEADFEVPLEDEWFFDE; the protein is encoded by the exons atgttaatatttttatatttacatcaaagtCATTGTGTATGCAAGAACTTACTCAAGGCTAAAATGGAAGTGGATTTGTGCGAGCAAACGGATGAAGTTATGGTTCTATctgaaatatttggaaataagcTTTTCGAATTTGATGAGAAACATTCCAAAGGTCAAATAAGTAACACAATCGAACTAAATGGATCCACAATCAAAATTGGAGTTTCCAAACGCAGCATAAATGACAA TCATGAAAGGGAAATCCTTCTTTCCAAAGATTTGGATCACATTCCTCCCATATCACTTGTATTTGAATTTCCAGCCAATTATCCTTCGGTGTCTATGCCTAAATTTAGTCTCTCATGTTTATGGCTCAACTCAAAACaa ATACTTCTTCTAGAGGAGCATTTGGAAAGCCTTTGGAACGAGAATAAAGGATCTGTCATACTTTTCAATTGGATCACATTCCTTCAAAATGAAGTTTTAGAGTTTCTAGATTTTGAGAAAGAgattataattgaagaaaaaga TGTTTCTTCCTTATTCAACACTCCCCTTAAATTCATTCAGGAGCTAGAGAGCTATGACGTTTCCTGGAAGGAAGGGATTTTCCATGAGTCTTTGTTTACTTGCAACATTTGCTTTCAAGATAAGTTCGGAAAAGAATGTGTTCAATTTAAGG GCTGTGATCATGTCTACTGTAAAATCTGCATGAGATCCTATTTTGAAACCAAAATACAAGAGGGCTCAGAGTCCGGAATTGTTTGTCCTACACATGAATGCTCAGTTGAAGCACTTCCTACCCAGATTAAGGAGCTTGTATCTGAGAAACTCTACTCTGACTATGAAAATGGACTCATTGAAATGTCGTTACGAGGCATGAGTGATGTTATTCGATGTCCTATGCGTCATTGTCGAGTTCCTACCATAATTGATATAAAGAGTAACTCTGGAGAATGTCCTTCTTGTAGATTTGTGTTTTGTTCCAATTGTTTGTGTACCTTCCATGGACTCAATCCTTGCAA GGTTCCACTTGCAAAACAACGAGAACTTATGGATAAATACAATAATGCTGATGATGAAGAgcgtaaaaaaatggaaaaaatatatagtcaaaagtttttattagaaTCTCAAAATGCAATTCTTTGTCATGATTTAATTAAAGACATATCGATGAATTGCCCCAACTGTTTCTCAGCCATCCAAAAGTCTGAAGGGTGTAACAAAATGTTTTGCACTAA GTGTTCAACAAATTTCTGCTACATTTGTGGTACTAAATTATTCGCTTCAAATCCATATGCACATTTCTCTGATGTACGAAGTCCCTGCGccaatttactttttgattttattaataatgaggCAGATTTTGAAGTACCTTTAGAAGATGAATGGTTTTTTGacgaataa